The Psychrobacter sp. LV10R520-6 genome includes a region encoding these proteins:
- a CDS encoding DUF4105 domain-containing protein produces MSPRSFFSRLLSSRKTKPNLSNPTENGSHQRHTWRHHIVQFLIVVALVLSAVWLLMAIWYQFGSHSPISWLVTAMVVSLLTSLLTLRYFPHIFNNKRSKNKTVESNISKGTVDKNTASNNIAFNKGTTTKITATKWLAGLYTTVWLIGAGWFIFITPQQQRDWQPDVSQRLSYQRDANNPNLITFTNVRNFDWHSTNETSTNETSANKTSKNTVERWESRTVDLSKLSGVDVINSYWMGPLIAHTLVSFRFEDDRPLSLSLEIRKENGESFSALGGFFKRFELSLIAAEERDIIYTRTNVRGEQVYLFPVSHLQQREVRSLFESYLTVADELNAQPAWYNTLTSNCTNIIFYMARIVSGERLPWDYRIWVSGWLPNYLYDIGMLDAAPEQNGQPWSMDTWYERAHINPKVKGFVNQSPDTANIKASDNDNQNSDFSSQIRQGIPIPPLADSHAIRVNPN; encoded by the coding sequence ATGTCGCCTCGTTCTTTTTTTTCACGTTTGCTATCGTCTCGTAAGACTAAGCCCAATCTATCGAACCCTACTGAAAATGGCAGCCATCAACGTCATACGTGGCGGCATCATATTGTGCAGTTTCTTATAGTGGTCGCGCTAGTATTGTCTGCCGTTTGGCTACTAATGGCAATTTGGTATCAATTTGGGTCGCATAGCCCAATATCTTGGTTAGTGACAGCAATGGTAGTGAGTTTATTAACTTCTCTACTTACTTTGCGCTATTTTCCCCATATTTTTAATAATAAGCGGTCCAAAAATAAAACAGTTGAAAGTAATATTTCTAAAGGAACTGTTGATAAAAACACAGCTTCTAATAACATAGCCTTTAATAAAGGCACAACCACTAAAATTACCGCTACTAAATGGCTAGCTGGATTGTATACCACTGTTTGGCTAATCGGTGCAGGCTGGTTTATCTTCATTACACCGCAGCAGCAACGCGACTGGCAGCCCGATGTTAGTCAAAGACTTTCTTATCAGCGCGATGCGAATAATCCCAATTTGATTACATTTACCAATGTACGCAACTTTGACTGGCATAGTACTAATGAGACTAGTACTAATGAGACTAGTGCCAATAAAACTAGCAAGAATACTGTTGAGCGCTGGGAGTCCCGTACTGTTGATCTGTCCAAATTATCCGGCGTCGATGTGATTAATTCCTACTGGATGGGGCCACTAATTGCTCATACCTTAGTCAGCTTTCGCTTCGAAGATGATAGGCCATTATCATTATCGCTAGAGATTCGTAAAGAAAATGGCGAATCATTTTCAGCGCTTGGTGGATTTTTTAAGCGCTTTGAGCTCAGCCTTATTGCTGCTGAAGAGCGCGATATTATTTATACTCGTACTAACGTGCGCGGCGAACAAGTTTATCTCTTCCCTGTCAGCCATCTACAACAGCGCGAAGTAAGGTCGTTATTTGAGTCTTATTTAACCGTCGCCGATGAGTTAAATGCACAGCCAGCGTGGTATAACACCTTAACCAGCAACTGTACCAATATTATCTTTTACATGGCGCGGATCGTCAGCGGTGAGCGGCTGCCATGGGATTATCGGATTTGGGTCTCTGGTTGGCTGCCAAACTATCTCTATGACATAGGCATGCTGGATGCAGCTCCAGAGCAAAACGGTCAGCCATGGTCAATGGACACTTGGTACGAGCGCGCGCACATTAATCCAAAAGTAAAAGGCTTCGTTAATCAATCGCCTGATACTGCGAATATTAAGGCCAGTGATAACGATAATCAAAACAGTGACTTTTCGAGCCAAATTCGTCAAGGTATCCCTATTCCACCTCTTGCCGACTCTCATGCCATACGGGTTAATCCCAACTGA
- a CDS encoding YcgN family cysteine cluster protein, whose product MLTDSTPTESLRPQFWSRYTLSELNHNEWEALCDGCGSCCLIKYIDEDENGDVDENLVEYTDVACQLMNCETGYCQHYDTRQQYVPDCIQLTAEKMPNMMWLPEHCAYKRVYKGQALPDWHLLLTENAVITQQQMHAANIGIAGRCVTETGMSDEEMETRVVNWVNP is encoded by the coding sequence ATGCTCACCGATAGCACGCCAACTGAATCCTTGCGTCCGCAGTTTTGGTCGCGCTATACGCTAAGCGAGCTGAATCATAATGAGTGGGAAGCCTTATGTGATGGCTGTGGTAGTTGTTGCTTGATCAAATATATTGATGAAGACGAGAATGGTGATGTTGACGAAAACCTAGTTGAATATACTGATGTGGCCTGCCAGCTGATGAATTGTGAAACCGGTTATTGTCAGCATTATGATACCCGCCAGCAGTATGTGCCTGATTGTATTCAACTGACCGCTGAGAAGATGCCAAACATGATGTGGTTGCCTGAGCACTGCGCTTATAAACGGGTATATAAAGGACAGGCGTTACCAGATTGGCATCTGTTATTGACTGAAAATGCGGTTATCACTCAACAGCAAATGCACGCCGCTAATATTGGGATAGCAGGCCGCTGCGTCACTGAGACTGGTATGTCGGACGAAGAGATGGAAACCCGAGTAGTCAATTGGGTAAATCCTTAG
- a CDS encoding dienelactone hydrolase family protein has translation MSIKTFELISTTENGIELISYIALPENASDDNPVAGILVAPEWWGVVEHPKTITERLAKAGYAAVAMDVYGEGKLTSDAAMANMWMEQVLEDPDMLMARCRLILNDFSDQLAVDGDKLAAIGYCFGGKVVLDMAREGMPLKAVATFHGDLTAKQPADKNFKAKVLVTHGREDSMVTMDAIENLKKELDTAEVDYTIDVYDDAKHGFTNPNADERAAKNDIDLGYNETAAKQSWDNLLEFMKANLG, from the coding sequence ATGTCAATTAAGACGTTTGAACTGATAAGTACCACTGAAAATGGCATTGAGCTGATTAGCTATATCGCGTTGCCAGAAAACGCCTCAGATGATAATCCAGTAGCGGGTATTTTGGTCGCGCCGGAATGGTGGGGTGTGGTCGAACATCCAAAAACCATCACCGAACGCTTAGCCAAAGCGGGCTATGCCGCTGTTGCAATGGATGTATATGGTGAAGGCAAACTGACTTCTGATGCAGCTATGGCCAATATGTGGATGGAACAAGTGTTAGAAGACCCAGACATGCTCATGGCACGCTGTCGTCTAATTCTTAATGACTTCAGCGATCAGCTAGCCGTTGATGGCGATAAGCTCGCTGCGATTGGTTATTGTTTCGGTGGTAAAGTTGTCCTTGATATGGCGCGCGAAGGCATGCCACTAAAAGCAGTCGCCACTTTCCACGGTGACCTAACTGCCAAACAACCTGCAGATAAAAACTTTAAAGCCAAAGTATTGGTTACTCATGGTCGCGAAGATTCCATGGTAACGATGGATGCAATAGAAAACTTGAAAAAAGAGCTAGACACCGCTGAAGTTGATTACACCATCGATGTCTATGATGATGCCAAACATGGCTTCACCAATCCAAATGCCGATGAGCGCGCCGCTAAAAATGACATTGATTTGGGCTATAACGAAACCGCAGCGAAGCAAAGCTGGGACAACTTGCTGGAATTTATGAAAGCCAATTTAGGCTAG
- a CDS encoding DUF2339 domain-containing protein encodes MLYFLIESLGWLVIVFLLVIMVVLYIRLHQQLAKLRQNMAQLQDELQQYKDSVQSSTSPSTSSHAAPEPAPNSLADSAPRSVAVSSAETTPLSVPTSLPSALPSSKPEPISTSKSLPPPIPNTLVSNSPAPEHADNNSHQILKERPTAPVEPDEHSLPMVTSLFNSIKNWFLGGNLVVRVGVLVLLVGVVLLLRLLSEYIEVPISLKLAAIGIIGLAIAGLGLKLVSKRFAYGITLQGTGLAIAYLSTFFAYDVYQVIASLPSFIALGILSAVTIALAVRQNAFPLALLALSGGFFAPILTSTDTGSLATLFGYYLLLNVTIAIIAHYRPWKVLNLLGVGVSFGLAYYWGATENLTTVIQSQRWSLVLLVALHLLLYLFVVIRYAQQIIAYNDSNESGANSLNKMDINSASKTATANSSYLFPIDIGLLFSVPLLAFGLFSALLNDIPNALTITSIMLAAIYLGLGWLFIQRSQRYALITEGMLALGFGFLALVIPLALDAEWIAFGWSVQGLALVWFGRRSLRAWSVLFGLLLQLISVALLVFKLALSIEYYPTLTLSISAISALATVFILRASNSPVNPSRDLSQQSKPASSQNIATDTLSQYAQSLGISALVAQQWLSTINSQSIAFKIIWQSPVLIRLLTLTAIGWSLFVLVVDFDQWLASWQLATTTLIAMATLSSLAIYWMTNHYRSWSEIRQFNHGLFLIFYLMLVLQLPQKFEFNYQWMTSHWLLFAALLIGWLVIGQLWLRTWHAHLNSKQYDKSSWLGAGILIIAAAVHYGLPDSQGVITVLIPVALMLIGLWSGYRHRGIQNESATKQRFLHWFNWQSALLGCAKVFVPVTLFWVVISNWFYDGVIWGLPYFPLINLYDLALWLVLLYGLGAYYLNPQRSNPQQANKTTNNLSSGTLSNVDRKPSYQAKSGDSLLILLGLISFWVISSMLVRTLHAFIGTPLWIGNDSNAWSSEQVQTGLTILWTLLALVATIIASRYKQRALWFMGIGLLGVVVLKLVLVDLSQTEAIWRVVSFLGAGSLILLIGYLAPLPPARDDVADQTQ; translated from the coding sequence ATGCTGTATTTTTTAATAGAATCATTAGGCTGGTTGGTGATTGTCTTTTTGCTGGTCATTATGGTTGTGCTCTATATCAGGTTGCATCAGCAACTTGCTAAGCTCAGACAGAACATGGCCCAACTGCAAGACGAGTTGCAACAGTATAAAGACAGTGTTCAGTCGTCGACATCGCCATCAACATCGTCTCATGCTGCTCCCGAACCTGCACCTAACTCTCTGGCTGATTCTGCGCCTCGCTCTGTAGCTGTTTCTAGTGCGGAAACCACTCCCTTATCCGTACCTACATCTCTACCATCCGCATTACCCTCGTCAAAACCTGAACCAATATCCACATCAAAATCATTACCACCACCAATACCAAATACTCTTGTATCAAACTCCCCTGCCCCTGAACACGCGGACAATAACAGCCATCAAATATTAAAAGAAAGGCCTACCGCACCTGTAGAGCCGGATGAGCATTCGCTACCTATGGTTACCTCGCTTTTCAATTCTATTAAAAACTGGTTTTTGGGTGGTAACTTAGTTGTTCGCGTCGGCGTGTTGGTGTTACTGGTGGGCGTAGTGCTGTTGTTGCGTTTATTAAGCGAATACATAGAAGTTCCTATCAGTCTAAAACTGGCAGCAATAGGAATTATAGGCTTGGCAATAGCAGGGCTGGGACTCAAGCTGGTATCAAAACGCTTTGCATACGGCATTACCCTACAAGGTACCGGATTGGCCATAGCTTATTTAAGCACCTTTTTTGCCTATGATGTCTATCAGGTTATCGCCAGTCTGCCCAGTTTCATCGCGCTAGGGATATTATCTGCGGTAACCATTGCTTTAGCCGTACGCCAAAACGCCTTTCCTTTAGCCTTGCTGGCACTATCTGGTGGCTTCTTTGCACCGATATTGACCAGTACCGATACCGGTAGCTTGGCGACACTGTTTGGCTATTATCTGCTATTAAACGTCACTATTGCTATCATCGCCCATTATCGGCCTTGGAAAGTGCTCAATCTATTAGGCGTTGGGGTGAGTTTTGGGCTGGCTTACTACTGGGGCGCTACTGAGAATTTAACAACAGTCATTCAAAGTCAACGTTGGTCGTTAGTGCTGCTAGTAGCGCTACATTTACTGCTGTATTTATTCGTGGTCATCCGCTATGCGCAGCAAATAATTGCTTATAACGACAGTAATGAGAGTGGCGCTAACAGCCTTAATAAAATGGACATTAATAGCGCAAGCAAAACGGCTACTGCAAATAGCTCGTACCTGTTCCCTATTGATATAGGGCTACTATTTTCAGTACCCCTATTAGCGTTTGGTTTATTTTCTGCGCTACTTAACGATATTCCAAACGCTTTGACGATTACTAGCATCATGTTAGCGGCCATTTATCTAGGGCTAGGTTGGTTGTTTATACAGCGCAGTCAGCGTTATGCATTGATTACCGAAGGTATGTTGGCGTTGGGTTTTGGATTTTTGGCGTTGGTTATTCCGCTGGCATTGGATGCAGAATGGATCGCTTTTGGCTGGTCAGTGCAAGGTTTAGCGCTAGTGTGGTTTGGTAGGCGGTCATTGCGAGCGTGGTCAGTATTATTTGGGCTATTATTGCAGTTGATTAGCGTAGCGCTTTTGGTATTCAAGCTAGCGCTATCTATCGAATATTATCCGACCTTAACCTTGTCCATTTCTGCCATAAGCGCCCTGGCTACCGTCTTTATCCTACGTGCCAGCAATTCGCCTGTTAACCCAAGCCGCGACTTGAGTCAGCAATCCAAGCCAGCCTCGTCTCAAAACATAGCAACTGACACCCTATCTCAATATGCCCAGTCATTGGGAATTAGCGCACTGGTCGCACAACAATGGTTGTCCACTATTAATAGTCAAAGTATCGCTTTCAAAATTATTTGGCAAAGCCCTGTACTCATACGTCTCTTAACCCTTACCGCTATCGGTTGGTCGCTGTTTGTATTGGTTGTCGATTTCGATCAATGGCTTGCCAGCTGGCAGTTAGCAACCACCACGCTGATAGCGATGGCCACTCTATCTAGCCTTGCTATTTATTGGATGACTAATCATTACCGTTCGTGGAGTGAGATTAGACAGTTTAACCATGGACTATTTTTAATATTTTATCTGATGCTAGTGCTACAACTGCCACAAAAATTTGAATTCAATTATCAGTGGATGACATCTCATTGGCTGTTGTTTGCCGCCTTATTAATCGGCTGGTTAGTTATTGGGCAACTGTGGTTAAGAACGTGGCATGCCCATCTCAATTCAAAACAATACGATAAATCGAGCTGGCTTGGTGCAGGAATCTTAATCATCGCGGCAGCAGTTCATTATGGTCTACCAGATTCACAAGGTGTCATAACCGTACTTATTCCGGTCGCCCTCATGCTGATTGGTTTATGGTCAGGTTATCGTCATCGGGGCATTCAAAACGAAAGTGCGACTAAACAGCGCTTCCTCCATTGGTTTAATTGGCAAAGCGCGCTCTTAGGCTGTGCCAAAGTTTTTGTTCCGGTGACTTTGTTTTGGGTCGTTATCAGCAATTGGTTTTATGATGGCGTGATTTGGGGACTGCCCTACTTCCCATTGATTAATTTATACGATCTTGCTTTATGGTTAGTGTTGTTATATGGACTTGGCGCTTATTACCTCAACCCACAACGCTCTAATCCACAGCAAGCTAATAAAACTACCAATAACTTATCAAGTGGCACTTTATCGAACGTCGATAGGAAACCTAGCTATCAGGCAAAGTCTGGTGACTCTTTGCTCATTCTGTTAGGGCTTATCAGCTTTTGGGTCATATCTAGTATGCTAGTCAGAACGCTACACGCCTTTATAGGCACACCGCTTTGGATTGGTAACGATAGCAACGCATGGAGTAGTGAACAAGTGCAGACAGGTCTGACAATTCTATGGACGTTACTGGCATTGGTCGCGACTATTATTGCCAGTCGTTACAAGCAGCGTGCGCTTTGGTTTATGGGGATTGGCTTATTAGGTGTGGTCGTACTGAAGCTGGTATTGGTTGACTTATCGCAGACTGAAGCGATTTGGCGCGTGGTATCTTTCCTTGGCGCGGGTAGTTTGATATTACTCATTGGTTATTTAGCGCCGTTACCACCAGCACGTGATGACGTAGCGGATCAGACTCAATAA
- the ylqF gene encoding ribosome biogenesis GTPase YlqF, translated as MDTRANIQWFPGHMNKARNEVKEIMPQMDVIIEVLDARIPYSSENPMVATLRGDKPVIKILNKADLADPDMTQAWMDYFEQEDGVKALAFDDNKANNVHRIVELCKKLMPNKVGTGRQIKAMILGIPNVGKSTLINTLAGRTVAKTGNEPAVTKSQQLIKLEGGIMLYDTPGMLWPKVENANSGYRLAATGGIRDTAFDFADVASYTAEYLIQAYPELLKARYKIEILPETDWEFFEVAGRNRGCVRAGNKIDTYRMSEILINELRSGTLGRISMETPEMRETEEAMVAEQRLALEAKKTAKEEEKRLRRLRTRKNRK; from the coding sequence ATGGATACTAGAGCGAATATTCAGTGGTTCCCCGGGCATATGAATAAGGCCCGTAATGAAGTGAAAGAAATCATGCCACAAATGGATGTGATTATCGAAGTACTGGATGCGCGCATTCCTTATAGTAGTGAAAACCCAATGGTGGCAACCCTGCGCGGTGATAAACCAGTCATCAAAATTTTAAACAAAGCTGATTTAGCCGACCCTGATATGACCCAAGCATGGATGGACTATTTTGAGCAAGAAGATGGCGTAAAAGCCTTGGCCTTTGATGATAACAAGGCCAATAACGTTCATCGAATCGTTGAGCTATGTAAAAAGCTCATGCCTAATAAAGTCGGGACAGGACGCCAAATCAAAGCTATGATTTTGGGTATTCCTAACGTTGGTAAATCAACTTTAATTAATACCCTAGCAGGCCGAACGGTGGCAAAAACAGGTAATGAGCCGGCCGTGACTAAGTCGCAGCAGCTTATCAAATTAGAGGGCGGCATCATGCTGTATGATACGCCTGGTATGTTATGGCCAAAAGTTGAAAACGCTAATTCAGGCTACCGTTTGGCGGCTACCGGTGGCATTCGTGATACGGCCTTTGACTTTGCCGATGTCGCCAGCTATACCGCCGAATATCTAATACAAGCGTATCCAGAGCTATTAAAAGCCCGCTATAAAATTGAAATTCTGCCAGAAACTGATTGGGAGTTTTTTGAAGTCGCCGGTCGCAATCGTGGTTGCGTGCGTGCGGGTAATAAAATCGACACTTACCGGATGTCTGAGATTTTAATCAATGAATTACGTAGCGGTACTCTAGGTCGCATTAGCATGGAAACCCCTGAGATGCGTGAGACTGAAGAAGCGATGGTCGCAGAGCAACGTCTAGCTCTTGAGGCGAAAAAAACAGCGAAAGAAGAAGAGAAACGTCTTCGTCGATTGCGTACACGTAAAAATCGTAAGTAG
- a CDS encoding GIY-YIG nuclease family protein, with product MSPQAKTIQIFLPQGNPRGIRSAEMTTRTVRVIEVPRMHIKDFLTMSDALQVGLYFLVGSHELNGLPQLYIGQTGELRRRLDEHNKTKDSWEWERAFVMLSTNNTITQTHALYLEYKAIETAKNAERYELLNGNNGMLPHAPAPLKADCEELFYTLNILLSTLGQPIFESLSINNNMAHSDESSPVVDAKNSIDIGTAPTQASPTKPEPMMFYCKTQGTSAKGYYDNDGFVVLSGSLIRKRAIASASSWAINKRDEMLAAKKLIGRDSEFYKLTENLLCKTPSGASDFVLGSSSNGWNIWKNFDGHTLDSIYR from the coding sequence ATGTCTCCTCAAGCTAAAACCATTCAAATTTTTCTTCCACAAGGTAATCCGCGTGGTATCCGTAGTGCGGAGATGACAACTCGTACTGTTCGAGTTATCGAAGTGCCTCGTATGCATATTAAAGATTTTTTGACGATGTCTGATGCCTTACAAGTAGGGTTGTATTTCTTGGTAGGAAGTCATGAGCTTAATGGTTTACCGCAATTATATATTGGTCAGACGGGTGAATTACGGAGAAGGCTGGATGAGCATAATAAAACTAAAGACTCTTGGGAATGGGAGCGGGCTTTTGTAATGCTATCAACTAATAATACTATCACCCAGACTCATGCTTTGTATCTTGAATATAAAGCCATTGAAACCGCAAAAAATGCTGAACGATATGAATTATTAAACGGTAATAACGGTATGTTGCCACATGCTCCTGCACCATTAAAAGCCGATTGTGAAGAGCTTTTTTATACACTGAACATTTTATTATCCACTCTCGGCCAGCCTATCTTTGAATCACTCAGTATCAATAACAATATGGCTCATAGTGATGAGTCTTCACCTGTTGTGGATGCCAAAAACAGTATTGATATTGGGACAGCTCCTACTCAAGCGTCCCCTACCAAACCGGAACCTATGATGTTTTATTGTAAAACCCAAGGAACTTCTGCTAAAGGTTATTATGATAATGACGGTTTTGTAGTGTTGTCAGGTTCACTGATACGTAAGAGAGCAATTGCATCAGCAAGCAGTTGGGCAATTAATAAAAGAGATGAAATGCTGGCAGCAAAGAAATTAATTGGGCGTGATAGCGAATTCTATAAGCTAACAGAAAATTTATTGTGCAAAACACCAAGTGGTGCATCTGACTTTGTCCTTGGCTCTTCAAGTAATGGTTGGAATATTTGGAAAAATTTTGATGGACATACATTGGATAGTATTTATCGTTAA
- the mutY gene encoding A/G-specific adenine glycosylase, with protein MTQLTANSSFTPSNIPLNHSPTSLNSFAPRLLDWFETNGRHDLPWQQHQTDTPNPYIVWLSEVMLQQTQVTTVLPYFARFMTSFPTVQDLAAAEWDEIAEHWAGLGYYARARNLHKGAKQLVATIDETGDFPQTLTGWEAISGVGPSTAGAIMAMGLHHYGVICDGNVKRVLTRWAAIDGDITKSATTKELWALAERLTPEQHSGLFAQAMMDMGATLCTRRKPACLLCPLQDDCLAHAQSREEEYPVKAKKKPKPSKFSNALLIQNSADEILWLQRPDNGIWGGLWSLPLEFIEKVADKKADGKVTDKNQTATDNKQLDVRSNEKVYEVEFTIAEQIINEWISKNQLIAQSVSSDLLDDAPKPIKHSLTHFHWYLTPQSLTLNAAQSQELTKALQAAEINLNWLNGDDAQATLGLPRAMVKILE; from the coding sequence ATGACTCAGCTTACCGCCAATTCAAGTTTTACACCGTCTAACATTCCTTTAAATCACTCGCCTACTTCCCTTAACTCATTTGCTCCACGCCTACTCGACTGGTTCGAAACCAATGGTCGCCATGATTTACCGTGGCAACAGCACCAGACTGATACGCCCAATCCTTATATTGTTTGGTTATCAGAAGTCATGCTGCAACAGACGCAAGTGACGACCGTACTGCCCTATTTTGCACGTTTTATGACTTCCTTTCCGACGGTTCAGGATTTAGCAGCAGCGGAATGGGATGAGATAGCAGAACATTGGGCAGGGCTGGGTTACTATGCGCGTGCACGTAATTTGCATAAAGGTGCCAAGCAGCTGGTCGCAACCATTGATGAGACAGGCGACTTTCCGCAAACGCTGACAGGTTGGGAAGCCATATCAGGCGTTGGCCCTTCAACAGCTGGCGCTATTATGGCAATGGGCTTGCACCATTATGGCGTTATATGTGATGGCAATGTGAAGCGAGTGCTGACACGCTGGGCGGCAATTGATGGCGATATTACTAAGTCTGCGACTACCAAAGAGCTGTGGGCACTGGCGGAACGCTTAACCCCTGAACAACATTCAGGATTATTTGCCCAAGCAATGATGGATATGGGCGCGACTTTATGTACGCGCCGCAAACCTGCCTGCCTATTATGTCCGCTACAAGATGACTGCTTGGCTCATGCGCAAAGTCGCGAAGAAGAATATCCGGTTAAGGCTAAGAAAAAACCCAAGCCTAGCAAATTTAGTAATGCATTATTAATTCAAAATTCAGCAGATGAAATACTGTGGCTTCAACGTCCTGATAACGGTATTTGGGGTGGATTATGGAGCTTGCCATTAGAGTTTATAGAGAAAGTTGCTGATAAGAAAGCGGACGGAAAAGTCACTGATAAAAACCAGACGGCTACCGATAATAAGCAATTAGATGTACGTAGTAATGAAAAAGTATACGAAGTAGAATTTACCATCGCTGAGCAAATTATCAATGAGTGGATAAGTAAGAATCAGCTAATAGCCCAATCAGTGAGTAGCGATTTATTAGATGATGCTCCTAAACCCATTAAGCATTCACTGACCCATTTTCATTGGTATTTGACGCCGCAATCATTAACCTTAAATGCCGCGCAATCTCAAGAATTGACTAAAGCGTTACAAGCAGCTGAGATTAATTTGAATTGGCTAAACGGTGATGATGCTCAAGCAACGCTAGGATTGCCAAGAGCAATGGTTAAGATCTTAGAATAA
- a CDS encoding acyl-CoA thioesterase: MSDYSQLIDELLATVALIEVSPDVFEGKSHDYVGARIFGGQVLAQAIIAAAHTLTEDKPCHSLHGYFLRGGDITQPVIYQVRRLRDGRSLSAREVTAIQYKKIRGKPPVEQVIFSMIASFSPMEEGLEYQEDMPVYPPPEDLLAEQDLKEDYVGKVPDALKARFMRRRHVEIKPVKPRDPINPEPMKPKQANWLRIRELGAQPIAIQQALLAFSSDFYLVGTGLMSHGVSFMTSGLQAASIDHSMHFHRTFDLNNWLLYDMWSDTTSNAKGLNHGQFWQNDKLVATVQQEGLMRLRVPKS, translated from the coding sequence ATGTCTGATTATTCGCAACTGATTGATGAGCTGCTTGCCACAGTGGCGCTTATTGAAGTCAGCCCTGATGTCTTTGAAGGCAAAAGCCATGATTATGTCGGCGCGCGTATCTTTGGCGGACAAGTGCTAGCCCAAGCGATAATAGCGGCTGCCCATACTCTCACCGAAGACAAGCCTTGCCATTCGCTGCACGGGTATTTTTTACGGGGTGGGGATATTACTCAGCCTGTCATCTATCAAGTGCGCCGATTACGTGACGGGCGTAGCCTATCTGCGCGTGAAGTGACTGCCATTCAATATAAGAAAATACGCGGTAAGCCACCAGTTGAGCAAGTGATCTTTTCGATGATTGCTTCATTTTCACCGATGGAAGAGGGCTTAGAATATCAAGAAGATATGCCTGTCTACCCACCGCCAGAAGACTTGCTGGCTGAGCAAGATCTAAAAGAAGATTACGTCGGCAAAGTACCTGATGCTCTAAAAGCGCGTTTTATGCGCCGCCGTCATGTAGAGATCAAACCGGTCAAGCCTCGTGATCCTATAAATCCAGAGCCGATGAAGCCTAAACAAGCCAACTGGCTACGTATTCGCGAGTTGGGTGCGCAGCCAATCGCCATTCAGCAAGCTCTATTGGCATTTTCTTCTGACTTTTATTTAGTGGGTACAGGGCTTATGTCACACGGTGTCAGCTTTATGACCAGTGGTTTGCAAGCAGCCAGTATTGACCACTCAATGCATTTCCATCGCACTTTTGATCTTAATAATTGGCTACTATATGACATGTGGAGTGATACCACTTCTAATGCCAAAGGGTTGAATCACGGCCAGTTTTGGCAAAATGACAAGCTGGTTGCGACCGTGCAACAAGAAGGGTTAATGCGCTTGCGCGTACCAAAGTCTTAG